In one Alnus glutinosa chromosome 14, dhAlnGlut1.1, whole genome shotgun sequence genomic region, the following are encoded:
- the LOC133857702 gene encoding cytochrome P450 71AU50-like, with protein MAWTWTIVVLVMLAYLLRGWAWKRSNNKKKLPPGPRGFPIFGNIHMLGELPHRDLHRLAQKHGPIMYLRLGLVPAIVVSSPQAAEQFLKAHDLVFASRPPHEAAKHISYEQKNLSFSPYGSYWRNIRKMCTLELLSNHKINSFKSMRMEELGLLIKFIREAARDCVAVDLSGKVSSLSADMSCRMVFGKKYLDKDIDERGFKAVIQEGMHLGATPNIGDYIPYVAPLDLQGLTRRMKAISKIFDDFFEKIIDEHVQSKDENKTKDFVDVMLSFMGSEESEYRIERSNIKAIILDMLAGSMDTSATVIEWALSELMKHPRVMKKVQKELEDVVGLERMVEESDLDSLEYLDMVLKETFRLHPIAPLLLPHLAMEDCTVNGLHIPQNSRVIINVWAIGRDPSVWSDAEKFFPERFVGCNIDVRGRDFQLIPFGSGRRGCPGMQLGLTVVRLVVAQLVHCFDWELPDNMLPTELDMTEEFGLTTPRAKHLLAFPTYRLRK; from the exons ATGGCTTGGACATGGACCATAGTCGTACTGGTGATGCTTGCTTATCTCCTGCGAGGATGGGCATGGAAAAGAAGTAACAACAAGAAGAAATTGCCTCCTGGTCCAAGAGGGTTCCCTATCTTCGGGAACATTCATATGTTAGGGGAATTACCTCATCGCGATCTACATCGACTTGCCCAAAAACATGGCCCCATCATGTACTTGCGCTTAGGCTTGGTGCCTGCCATTGTTGTCTCATCGCCTCAGGCTGCTGAGCAGTTCCTAAAAGCACATGACTTGGTGTTTGCTAGTAGACCACCTCACGAGGCCGCAAAGCACATCTCTTATGAGCAAAAGAACTTGTCATTTTCTCCATATGGCTCTTATTGGCGCAACATCCGTAAGATGTGCACCCTTGAATTGCTTAGCAATCATAAAATCAATTCTTTCAAATCCATGAGAATGGAAGAGCTTGGCCTGTTGATAAAGTTTATTCGAGAGGCTGCCCGTGATTGTGTTGCTGTTGATCTCAGTGGCAAGGTTTCATCTCTCAGCGCAGATATGAGTTGCCGTATGGTGTTTGGGAAGAAGTACTTGGATAAGGATATTGATGAGAGGGGATTCAAGGCTGTAATCCAAGAAGGCATGCATCTAGGAGCAACTCCTAACATTGGTGATTATATTCCTTACGTTGCGCCTCTTGACCTGCAGGGGCTGACACGGCGGATGAAGGCAATTAGTAAGATCTTTGATGACTTTTTTGAGAAGATCATCGATGAGCATGTCCAATCCAAGGATGAAAATAAGACCAAGGACTTTGTTGATGTCATGTTGAGCTTCATGGGATCTGAAGAATCTGAGTACCGTATTGAACGCTCTAATATCAAAGCCATAATTCTG GACATGCTTGCAGGATCAATGGACACTTCAGCAACGGTAATTGAGTGGGCACTGTCAGAACTAATGAAGCATCCTCGGGTAATGAAGAAAGTTCAAAAAGAGTTGGAAGATGTGGTGGGCTTGGAGAGGATGGTGGAGGAATCGGACTTGGATAGCTTGGAGTACTTGGACATGGTTTTGAAGGAAACCTTCAGGCTACATCCAATAGCACCATTGTTGCTGCCTCATTTAGCCATGGAGGACTGCACGGTCAATGGTTTGCACATACCCCAGAATTCTAGAGTGATTATAAACGTATGGGCAATTGGGCGAGACCCAAGTGTTTGGAGTGATGCAGAGAAGTTCTTCCCGGAGAGATTTGTTGGGTGTAACATAGATGTCCGGGGACGCGACTTCCAACTTATCCCATTTGGCTCCGGTAGAAGAGGCTGCCCGGGGATGCAATTGGGTCTCACTGTGGTTCGGCTAGTAGTCGCACAACTTGTCCATTGCTTTGATTGGGAGCTTCCTGATAACATGCTGCCAACTGAATTGGACATGACTGAGGAGTTTGGTCTTACAACTCCAAGAGCCAAGCATCTACTTGCATTTCCTACTTATCGTCTACGCAAATGA